A segment of the Candida albicans SC5314 chromosome 2, complete sequence genome:
tggtaaatatttataaaatgtcagaaaaatttgatcaagctaaacaattgtttaataGAATGACTAAAAAATTCGGTAAAGTTTTAAATACATGGGTATTATATGGTTCATTCTTATTGGATCAAAATTCTCAAGATGAAATGCATGAAATTTTGGCTAAAGctttaaatattttaccAAAACGTGAACACATTGAATTAgttaaaaaatttgctCAATTGGAATTCCAGAAAGGTGATCCAGAACAAGGTAGATCATTATTTGAAGGTTTAGTTGCTGATGCTCctaaaagaattgatttatgGAATGTGTATAttgatcaagaaattaaacaagACAACAAAACtagtgatgaagatgacactgatattaaatcaaaagtggaagatttatttgaaagagtattatccaaaaaaatcactAGAAAACAAGCTAAGTTCTTCTTTAATAAATGGTTGAAttatgaagaagataaacAAGATGAAAATATGATTGCTAGAGTTAAATCAAAGGCAGCTGAGTATGTTCAAAATAATAGTTGATTTCAAAGGAGGGTATACTACATCAAAGCATAAATTATTgtatattatattaatcAAGTAAATAGATGTCTAAAAcagaaatataaatatgttAGAATCGTTGAAAACGTAAAAtctaaaatgaaaaaatgaagatgagTAATCAAGTTATGTGGTAAACTTGATTGCCAAAACGGGTAGTTTTAATAATCGGATTCGGTGCTGGTGATCACTGAAGAGCTTGATGGGATATGTTCAATTTATCGTCAATTGCAAATACTTCAAAACCATGTCGGtcataatcaaattaatgACAAAGATGGAATTTAACAAATATAAGCAAACCGGATATTGAtgtaattgataaaataaaCTGATTAGTTGCTAccacctccaccaccacatcCTCCTCCACCGCACCCCCCACCTCCACCACCTCCACACCCACCCCCACCAAATGCAGTTGCTCCGCATCCTCCACTGCTGCATCCTCCACCGCTGCTTCCACAACCCCCACTTGCAATTTGACAACATGTTGCACCACTTGCACATGAAGCAGTCACAGAACAACATAAACCATTTCCATAAAATTGCGAATGGGCCTCAGCTACAGGAGCTATTGGAGACACAACATAAAACTGGGAATTGCTGTTAGCAGTACTCCATGGCACTGGTTTTTTTAATCTACGTGTTTCTGCCGTGTGTGTTGGTAATTGAATAGAATTGTGTGTGCTAATATGTGATGGAGACTCTAATACCAAAGGGTTTTCACTTGAAGCTGATTTAAACGTGCTGTATAATTTCTTGTCGTCAGATCTacttgatttgaaaaagcttttaattttttcccTTTTAGTAGCGCGCAATTCAGAACAATATTGACAATAACAAATCGAATAATCTTccttgaatttttttttataagCTTTAGAAGTATATTCAAATCCATTATCAAGTTTTGCTTCTTCTATTTTGTCATTATGATCAATTGCAGAATGGCATGGTGAGTTTAAACAATCATGGAAATAACCATACATCCATAGCTGGTGCGTGTGCCACATTAAATCGATATCTAAAGTCGGGACTAAcattcttttcaaatttttatcaGTTAACATCCGGAAAAACCTTTGATATCTTACCAATGAggtttccaatttttcttgagCTGTAGTTGAATGTACCCAATTGATTGTGTTCATTTTTTTGACAAAAGATTCTTGTCGTAATACACAACCGACAAGATCTTCACCAATTGAAATGGTATTATTAGGTACAGTCAAATGAATGAGATTGAATTGTAAGTAATCACGTAGAATAGCTTTCTTAATATCGCTGCTTTTAGTAGTTGCACTGATCACACTTACCATTACTGTCGAAACACTAATGCTGGAATTGtcccaaaattttttagCTTCATCTTTTATAgtataattgattattgatGTATTTCTATTTGAAAATCTCGGATGActtaaaaaattggaaaaatgtTTGTTTATACCTGGTAATGGTTCAGAAGCATGTATATCGTGAAATAATTGAAGTTTTCTTAGTTGATCATGGGTAAGATATTCGATATGAGAACAATAACAATCTGTAGAATCAATAGacttttgttgatattttttcttaGCCATAAATTCAGAATCAGCAAATCCTTTATTTCCATCAGTAACTAATGGAATAGGATCAGATATAGCAATTTTGCAAGTTGgacaattaataatgacaTATTGTTCATACattataaaattattcATATGATATATCAAATCACTACCATTATTGGTAAAccttttcaataaatcaatataatttgtttgataAGTTTCGGAGACCTTGTACTCAAAAGTTTCGTTATTGATATAGAAGTCAATTCTATCCAATGGTAAGGGATATTTggcaaaatcaataaatgaatttctAGAAAATGTATCGTAAAATGCTTTTGgattcaataaaaatgCATGCCATACCATGATTACGTCTAATGGGGGTAACAAGTGTGCCataacattttcaaattcttcttttttattcaacTCTTCAAAAGATCTATGAGTTGTCTTTCCGTTGTTGCCAATGTATAAAGTTTTCAATGCTGATACAAAGATAATGAATCGTCTCACGGCCATTGTGATAAATGATTTccattgattgatttgaaagtCTTTGGGAGCATCTGCATCTCTAACAACTTTGCTTTTCATGACTGCAAACgcttttaataatttcaaatggGCTAAAGCTTCAGTAGTAGTGGGAATGAATTTAGGATCTTGAACTTTAGTTTTGTCAAATTTTGGGAAAATCGACTCAATTGAGTATTTAAAACTTCGGAAATCTTCAAGTTTGGGTTGTGATACTGGTTCAGACGTGTCCTCTATGTCATCGTCGTTATTGCTATcgttgttgctgttgttttGATTATCTTCTTtagaaattaaatgataaggtggtggtgggttatcatcttttaataccattttgcaaaaaatttgttaaatgCTATAATAGAATAGTTATGAATATAGAAATTGACTACTATAATCAAAAGTGAATCaagataaatttgaataatcgAGGGAATCTGtcattatatatatatgtagaCATTTAGTGTGACTATAAAGTAATGAAACTAAAAggatataataaatattttacaaTTTACGAACAattatcattcaatttgttggttGTGCCGTCTATGATTTTTCTGGAAAGATAACTAAACAAGACCTTgtaataatcaacaatgtGGTGGCAAAGGAAAGCATGTTTTTTTAAAGCCGGCTTTGTGTAACTAATGTTTACTTTGTATGATGTCAGTTAGTCACtagaaaaaacaaaaaagcaGATGAATGAATGGAGGCTTGGTAAAATTTTAGTTATTGAATGACTCAAACTGTTGATAACTTCCTTGATCGGCATTGTTCTCCCCTTATCCCCATATTTGGCAATTTTCTTGGGTGACAAGGCtgttcaaaaattgaattagattattattaccgACAACCCGAGACAAAAGAAATAGTTTGTAAAATTAGAGTATTTGTGGTAATGgcaaacaaagaaaaaaagatacAGTAACAGTAGGTGTACCTTGAAGATTTCGAATGGTTATGATGATTTTTGAGACCATCTCGTTTGTAAACTTTGATTTTATCCAAGAACGCTGGGAGATGGTTTTTTTGGAAACGATCCCTGCAACAATAGACGATGAAGAGAACAAGAGAAATATTACGGTAACCACTATAAGTGCATACGTAGACATACACTTCCTCAGTGTTCCTGGATTGACCAGATATAGCCAAAGGAAATCCAGCTCCTTATATAGACCACCCGGTACACGTATTGCATGTGGGCATACCTATagttcaacaacaaatatgTCCTTAAAAGTTTCCCTTAGCATTTTCATTGTTTGTTGTCGGTTGATGTCAATGTGAGCAACAATCTGTTGCTTCTTGTATATTCAATGTCTTGTACCTGAATTGGGAATCACTGTTGCAAGAATGATTGGTTTTCCccatattgttgttgaaaagaGATAAAATCAAAGGTGCACATCTGCTAAACCAGAACGACAACCGTATTATTTAG
Coding sequences within it:
- a CDS encoding uncharacterized protein (Protein of unknown function; Spider biofilm induced), coding for MVLKDDNPPPPYHLISKEDNQNNSNNDSNNDDDIEDTSEPVSQPKLEDFRSFKYSIESIFPKFDKTKVQDPKFIPTTTEALAHLKLLKAFAVMKSKVVRDADAPKDFQINQWKSFITMAVRRFIIFVSALKTLYIGNNGKTTHRSFEELNKKEEFENVMAHLLPPLDVIMVWHAFLLNPKAFYDTFSRNSFIDFAKYPLPLDRIDFYINNETFEYKVSETYQTNYIDLLKRFTNNGSDLIYHMNNFIMYEQYVIINCPTCKIAISDPIPLVTDGNKGFADSEFMAKKKYQQKSIDSTDCYCSHIEYLTHDQLRKLQLFHDIHASEPLPGINKHFSNFLSHPRFSNRNTSIINYTIKDEAKKFWDNSSISVSTVMVSVISATTKSSDIKKAILRDYLQFNLIHLTVPNNTISIGEDLVGCVLRQESFVKKMNTINWVHSTTAQEKLETSLVRYQRFFRMLTDKNLKRMLVPTLDIDLMWHTHQLWMYGYFHDCLNSPCHSAIDHNDKIEEAKLDNGFEYTSKAYKKKFKEDYSICYCQYCSELRATKREKIKSFFKSSRSDDKKLYSTFKSASSENPLVLESPSHISTHNSIQLPTHTAETRRLKKPVPWSTANSNSQFYVVSPIAPVAEAHSQFYGNGLCCSVTASCASGATCCQIASGGCGSSGGGCSSGGCGATAFGGGGCGGGGGGGCGGGGCGGGGGSN